The Candidatus Binataceae bacterium genome segment TGGGCAGCGCGCGCGCTCTCTCGCCGAGGTCGCGCGAGACCTTGAACTCGATCGGCATGCCGTGGCAGTCCCATCCGGGCACGAACGGCGTCCGGAACCCCATCATCGCGCGCGAGCGCACGACGAAGTCCTTCAGCACCTTGTTGAGCGCGGTGCCCATGTGCACGCGGCCATTGGCGTATGGCGGCCCGTCGTGCAGAACCCAGGCGGTCGCGTCCTTGCGCGCGGCGAGCAGGGTTTCGTAAAGCCGGATTTCCTCCCATCGCTTGAGCATCTCGGGCTCCCGTTTGGGCAGATTCGCCTTCATCGGGAAGTCCGTCCTGGGAAGCTTCAGAGTGTTCTTGTAGTCGGTTGTTTTGTGCTCGGTCTCGGCCACAGGCAAAACGGCCGGCGTCGAAAGTCAGGGCGCCGGCCCCTCCACGTATCAGCATATTCTATCAGGTCGTCGTCATCGGCCGCGCGCCGCGACGGGAGCCGCGCCAGAGATTAACGCAACCGATGGGCGCGTGCGAGTGCGCGTTGGCTGGGCCGAGCGGGTCCGTTGCGATGCCTCACGGCCGAATTATCTGAAAATTACCCGGAAGAAATCTTTCATCGCCTGCCATGAGCGATGGTCCGCTTCGGCCTTATAGGCGAGCGCGTTGGTGTCGTAATGGCCATGAAAGCTGACGACGCCGTTGACCTCGGCGCCGCTACGCGGTTTTGATCGCGGCCCGCGCGTTACCCGCGGCCGCGAGCAGAAGAGCCGCAGCTCAGGATCGCGCTGGCCAACCGCAAACGGCAGTGCGAGGCGAGCGGAGGAGAGGTCATCCCCAGGTCATCAGGCGACCACGAATGTAACGAACGCCACAAACGTAATCCCGCCAAGGATGACCGACGGCAGCACGGCCGCTCCCAGCGCGCGCCAGAGCGAGAAACGATGCACCTCGGCCACGCCGTTGAGCATCAGGATGAACGACCAGATCGAGATGATCGCTTCGATGCCGCGCGTCACCGTGAAAGGGTTCTTCGCGGCTGCAAGCGCCTCGGCGGCGGCATTGGGGTCGGGCATCGAGAGGCCTAGCGCATTCCAGGTGCCGGTGCCCAGCAGGAGCAGCAACGTCACGGCGGAAAGACAGATTATCGGGACCGAGGACCACGCCACCGCCGCCCGCACCGTAACCGCGTTACCGGCGCCGCCGAGCGTGCGCCCGCTCCAGTCCAGCAGGAATGCGTTTATATAGAGCGTTAACACTC includes the following:
- a CDS encoding Yip1 family protein; translation: MADNPGFRVDRLGTVDARLGDKGVDRIFTILDYPWIAIWMSPRETIKKIVSRDPTSQVIMLGALAGGLSLTNFFLAMALSPVAPAHSQLNAYLPIVTLASPFLGAAIGVLTLYINAFLLDWSGRTLGGAGNAVTVRAAVAWSSVPIICLSAVTLLLLLGTGTWNALGLSMPDPNAAAEALAAAKNPFTVTRGIEAIISIWSFILMLNGVAEVHRFSLWRALGAAVLPSVILGGITFVAFVTFVVA